The nucleotide sequence TTTCTTAATAGGACGCTCTACCATTATGTTAACTTTCATGAAACGTGTGCATTATAACAAAACCCGACCTTGCTTGCTTTCAAAGTTGCAATTGCTATGGGACGTATGCGATCGAAATCTGACCTGCCTTCTAAGCTTTGCCCTGTCTGTCAGCGACCATTTACCTGGCGCAAGAAGTGGAAAGACTGTTGGGATGAGGTTAAATATTGCTCTGAGCGGTGTCGGCGACGTAGACAGGCCGCTGGAAATAGCTCAGTTGACAATGATGAGTAAGCTATCGCCCTTCTAGTACGCGGATGTTATGAATGGCCCGATTGTAGCCAACACGGTTATTTTGCTGCTGAAACAGTTGTGCTGACCGACGAAAATCAGCTAGGGCTTGGGAGCGATTATTCAGCTTGGCGTAGGCAACCCCACGGTTGTAGTAGGCAAGGGCATTGTCAGCCTGTAGCTGGATAGCTTGCGTATGATCGTCCACTGCGCCGCGCAAATCTCCCAACCGAGCACGACTAAAGCCACGGTTGTTATAGGCGCTAGATGGCCCTTTGTTCAGCCATTCACCGTCAATTTCAATGGCACGGGTGTAGTCTTGAATGGCAGCTTGATCGTTACCTGCATCACTATGGGCAATGCCGCGATTGTAGTACGCGATCGACAAATCGGGTTGAGAGCGAATAGCTTGCGTAAAATCAGCAATTGCGCCTTGCACATCTTTAGCCTCGTATCTGGCAATGCCTCGGTCATAGTATGCTGCTGTGTAGTTGGGGTTGAGGCGAATAGCTTGACTATAGTCGGTCATGGCCCCCGCCCGATCGTTAACCTTTAACCGGAACCCCGCCCGAAGGTAATAAGCCTCAGACAGATTAGGATTTAGTTGAATAGCTTGGTTAAGGTCAGCAATCGCACCTCGGTAATCATTGGCCTGTGCTTTCTGTAAACTCCGTGCCAATAAATCTGCTGCTGATGCTTGAGCTATTTGCACAGCTAACCCTAGAGGCCGATGCGATCGGGTAACAGGTTCAGA is from Cyanobacteriota bacterium and encodes:
- a CDS encoding DUF2256 domain-containing protein, translating into MGRMRSKSDLPSKLCPVCQRPFTWRKKWKDCWDEVKYCSERCRRRRQAAGNSSVDNDE
- a CDS encoding tetratricopeptide repeat protein translates to MNSCRVSVATLISVAIVLPFSILSGEAMFSEPVTRSHRPLGLAVQIAQASAADLLARSLQKAQANDYRGAIADLNQAIQLNPNLSEAYYLRAGFRLKVNDRAGAMTDYSQAIRLNPNYTAAYYDRGIARYEAKDVQGAIADFTQAIRSQPDLSIAYYNRGIAHSDAGNDQAAIQDYTRAIEIDGEWLNKGPSSAYNNRGFSRARLGDLRGAVDDHTQAIQLQADNALAYYNRGVAYAKLNNRSQALADFRRSAQLFQQQNNRVGYNRAIHNIRVLEGR